From Deferrivibrio essentukiensis, one genomic window encodes:
- a CDS encoding dihydroorotate dehydrogenase electron transfer subunit yields MKGKVVNNLMLNDKYYLMEIESEEFVSKAKPGHFMMVKAQQYDYLYDPLLRRPFGVCDIERGRFKILYILIGKGTNLLSQVKVGSYIEFSEPLGNTFNFNNEKTVALVGGGVGIAPLLFLAKYLYNQDVLVDLYYGGKTEDDILLIDEFKKYCQHIEVTTENGKVGKKGIVTLPLSENIKKYGKIYACGPKRMLQATSELAIEHNIPVEVSLDERMACGMGACLGCLVYVKNDKGEIEQKRCCVEGPVFDGARIVWE; encoded by the coding sequence ATGAAAGGGAAAGTAGTTAATAATTTGATGTTAAATGATAAGTATTATCTTATGGAAATAGAGAGTGAGGAGTTTGTAAGCAAAGCTAAACCTGGGCATTTTATGATGGTAAAGGCTCAGCAGTACGACTATTTATACGATCCTCTCTTAAGAAGACCTTTTGGGGTGTGTGATATAGAACGGGGAAGGTTTAAAATTTTATATATATTAATCGGTAAGGGTACAAATCTTCTTTCTCAGGTTAAAGTTGGATCATATATAGAATTTTCAGAGCCACTTGGTAATACATTTAATTTTAATAATGAAAAAACAGTTGCCCTTGTTGGTGGCGGGGTAGGGATAGCCCCACTTTTATTTTTGGCAAAATATTTATATAACCAGGATGTTTTGGTTGATTTATATTATGGCGGAAAGACGGAAGATGATATTCTATTAATTGATGAGTTTAAAAAATACTGTCAACATATTGAAGTAACGACAGAAAATGGAAAAGTAGGTAAAAAAGGAATTGTGACATTACCTCTCTCAGAAAATATAAAAAAATATGGAAAAATATATGCATGTGGTCCAAAAAGGATGCTACAGGCAACATCTGAGCTTGCCATAGAGCATAATATCCCAGTAGAAGTTTCTCTCGATGAGCGTATGGCATGCGGCATGGGGGCATGTCTTGGCTGCCTTGTTTATGTTAAAAATGATAAAGGTGAAATTGAACAAAAAAGATGCTGCGTAGAAGGGCCAGTATTTGATGGCGCAAGAATTGTTTGGGAGTAG
- a CDS encoding dihydroorotate dehydrogenase, whose amino-acid sequence MSKSLEIEICGVKFKNPIITASGTFGYGIEYARFIDLNRLGGISVKGISLKETKGNKMPRIMETNAGMLNAIGLQNVGVERFINEKLPLLKKYDTRIIVNFWGKSIEEYVEVARILDESEIDMLEMNISCPNIKEGGIAFGTDPKMTYSVVYETKKVIKNKPLIVKLSPNVTDIKLFGKVAEEAGADAISAINTLLGMAINIETQKPYISNITGGLSGPAIKPVAIRMVYELYKTISIPIIGIGGIMNYKDVVEFYLAGASAVQIGTANFVNPEISIQIVKELEDYLKSKSIDKITDLTGKVIV is encoded by the coding sequence ATGAGTAAATCTCTTGAAATAGAAATATGTGGGGTAAAATTTAAAAATCCAATTATAACCGCAAGTGGCACTTTCGGATATGGGATTGAGTATGCCAGATTTATAGATTTAAATCGGTTAGGAGGTATTTCGGTAAAGGGGATCTCCCTAAAAGAAACTAAGGGGAATAAAATGCCCAGAATCATGGAAACAAATGCCGGAATGCTAAATGCAATAGGGCTTCAAAATGTTGGTGTTGAAAGGTTTATAAATGAGAAGCTTCCTTTACTTAAGAAGTATGATACGAGAATAATTGTAAACTTTTGGGGTAAGTCTATAGAAGAATATGTTGAAGTAGCGAGAATACTAGATGAAAGTGAAATAGATATGTTGGAAATGAACATATCCTGCCCAAATATAAAAGAGGGTGGCATAGCTTTCGGGACTGACCCTAAAATGACCTACTCAGTTGTATATGAAACAAAAAAAGTAATCAAAAATAAGCCATTAATAGTGAAACTATCACCAAATGTAACAGACATAAAGTTGTTTGGTAAAGTAGCAGAAGAAGCAGGAGCAGATGCAATAAGCGCTATAAACACTCTTCTTGGAATGGCAATAAACATAGAGACCCAAAAACCATATATTTCAAATATTACAGGAGGTCTTAGCGGGCCTGCCATCAAACCGGTCGCTATAAGAATGGTATATGAGCTTTATAAAACAATTAGTATACCAATAATTGGTATTGGTGGAATTATGAATTATAAGGACGTAGTAGAATTTTATTTAGCGGGTGCTTCAGCTGTGCAAATAGGTACGGCAAATTTTGTAAACCCTGAAATATCAATACAAATTGTTAAAGAATTAGAAGATTATCTCAAATCTAAAAGTATAGATAAAATAACTGATTTGACAGGAAAGGTAATAGTTTAG
- a CDS encoding sigma-54-dependent transcriptional regulator: MKILIIDDEVNICTTIKDILEDEGYSADFSINFSEGFQKLKSQLYDVVFLDIWLPDKDGVIGLQEIKSYFPEIEVVMISGHGNIENAVESIKFGAYDFLEKPLSLDRILLVIKNLKDKIELTQHIKEYKLDYLKKYDLLGNSPQIKELRAKIEKIAQTNARVLITGENGTGKEHVARLIHLLSKRSSKRFVEINCSAIPSELMESEMFGYEAGAFTGALNDKIGLFEAADKGTIFLDEIGDMDINLQAKLLRVLETGEFTRVGSIKTIKSDFRLITATNKNLEDEISANNFREDLYYRISVVPIHVPPLRERKTDIPVLIEHFINEACVTNGIEKKTIDKGLLEKMINYSWPGNVRQLKNAVERMVVLSDSSIITLNDAPPFLTEANNQQSKLNIEDLMAEFYPLKHAKDIFEKDYIEKVLELTGWNISKASKILEIERTYLHKKIKHFQISKE; encoded by the coding sequence ATGAAAATATTGATTATAGACGATGAAGTAAATATCTGTACAACAATCAAGGATATACTGGAAGATGAAGGTTACAGTGCCGATTTTTCCATAAATTTTAGTGAAGGATTCCAAAAATTAAAAAGCCAACTATATGATGTGGTTTTTTTAGATATTTGGCTACCTGATAAAGATGGTGTCATCGGATTACAAGAAATCAAGAGCTATTTTCCAGAAATTGAAGTCGTAATGATAAGTGGTCATGGAAATATAGAGAATGCAGTAGAATCAATAAAATTCGGAGCGTATGATTTTCTGGAAAAACCTTTATCCCTCGATAGAATTTTATTGGTTATAAAGAACTTAAAAGATAAAATTGAACTAACACAACATATTAAAGAATACAAATTAGACTATTTAAAAAAATATGATTTACTCGGCAACAGTCCACAAATTAAAGAATTAAGAGCCAAAATTGAAAAAATAGCACAAACTAATGCTAGAGTCCTTATTACCGGCGAAAACGGAACAGGTAAAGAACACGTGGCCAGGTTAATTCATCTCCTAAGCAAGAGAAGCAGTAAAAGATTTGTAGAAATAAACTGCTCAGCCATCCCTTCAGAGCTTATGGAAAGTGAAATGTTTGGATATGAAGCCGGAGCATTTACTGGAGCATTAAATGATAAAATAGGGCTATTTGAGGCAGCAGATAAAGGCACAATATTTTTAGATGAAATAGGTGATATGGATATAAACCTGCAAGCTAAATTATTACGAGTACTTGAGACAGGTGAATTTACAAGAGTAGGCTCAATCAAAACAATAAAAAGTGATTTCAGACTAATAACTGCAACAAATAAAAACTTAGAAGATGAAATAAGTGCAAATAACTTCAGGGAAGACCTTTATTATAGAATAAGCGTAGTACCTATACACGTGCCACCTCTAAGGGAAAGAAAAACCGATATTCCAGTATTGATTGAGCATTTTATAAATGAAGCATGCGTTACTAACGGCATTGAGAAAAAAACAATTGACAAAGGGTTGTTGGAGAAAATGATAAATTATTCTTGGCCTGGTAATGTACGACAGTTAAAAAATGCTGTCGAAAGAATGGTAGTATTATCAGATAGTAGTATAATTACATTGAACGATGCACCGCCATTTCTTACAGAAGCGAATAATCAACAAAGCAAACTTAATATAGAAGATTTAATGGCAGAATTTTATCCATTAAAACATGCAAAGGATATATTCGAAAAAGATTATATCGAAAAAGTATTAGAATTAACAGGGTGGAATATTTCAAAAGCTTCAAAAATATTAGAAATTGAAAGAACTTATCTGCATAAAAAAATAAAACATTTTCAGATTTCAAAAGAATAA
- a CDS encoding sensor histidine kinase, translating to MDNNGKNITTGKNKNILKYLALLFLLVVVNYIASSRFLSTDIPLYSSITIFLLININIILLLVLLIVIFRNVSKLFLGNKKSIFGTRIQTKLVVFSITITVLPVFVVFVFSTNIINNSIDKWFDVQIEQALKSSVDLMQKYQNQVERDLIEQTDILSKLIASKGFMLKKNYDELTKFGKEYISGNKIDGILIYNNKMVKILHEDKEYYLNFIVDEDVLNEIISGKQVAKYSFIGNTQIYWVGNPVSALTSDNIILGAMIVYKLVPLDQAEQVSKILDSYRNYSQIKFFAEPVKNSYKILLILMTLLVIFAAIWGSLLYAKNITNPLEELATAADRVSKGDLDIKIEATSDDEIGILVNAFNEMAEKLKKHTEELKAKNKTLSEMYSQIAKDKQYIDTIFKNVNSAIFLLNESKKILKTNTMADSYIEDNSLSEKLKEIIDDFVANEKHNTNIQTEINYNGEIRTFSIILNKIFDTYNQLTNIVIVVDDITELVNIERINIWKEMANRIAHEIKNPLTPIKLNAERVAKKAYDIDNDKLRDLILKSMNKIINESNELYTLVQEFSNFSKSDVINKEKIGIKILISEILELYEKNDKNIKLNLKSNFSEEIMINADKQQLKRAFLNLINNSFDSIKHDNGKISVYLNKKGNLLEIIIEDNGTGIKEENISKLFLPYFSTKPSGTGLGLAIVKKIIENHNGKVFVKSQIDEYTKVIINLPIES from the coding sequence ATGGATAATAACGGTAAAAATATCACTACAGGCAAAAATAAAAATATACTAAAATATTTAGCTCTACTATTTTTACTGGTAGTTGTAAATTATATAGCAAGTTCAAGGTTTTTAAGTACTGACATACCTCTATACTCCAGTATAACAATTTTTTTGCTTATAAATATCAATATAATCCTTCTCCTCGTGTTATTAATTGTAATATTTAGAAATGTGAGTAAGTTATTTTTGGGGAATAAAAAATCGATATTTGGCACAAGAATCCAAACAAAACTTGTAGTTTTTTCCATAACTATAACAGTATTGCCTGTATTTGTAGTGTTTGTGTTTTCTACCAACATTATAAATAATAGTATTGACAAATGGTTTGACGTTCAAATTGAGCAGGCATTAAAGAGCTCAGTAGATTTGATGCAAAAATATCAAAACCAAGTAGAAAGAGATCTGATTGAACAAACGGATATTTTGTCTAAACTTATTGCATCTAAAGGGTTTATGCTTAAAAAAAATTACGATGAACTCACCAAATTTGGTAAGGAATATATAAGTGGCAATAAAATTGACGGAATTTTAATTTATAACAATAAAATGGTAAAAATACTTCACGAAGATAAAGAGTACTACCTAAACTTTATCGTGGATGAAGATGTCTTAAATGAAATTATATCAGGGAAACAAGTAGCTAAATACTCTTTTATAGGTAATACTCAAATTTATTGGGTAGGTAATCCTGTTTCAGCACTGACAAGCGATAATATCATTCTTGGAGCAATGATAGTATATAAACTTGTCCCTTTAGACCAAGCAGAGCAAGTGTCAAAGATTTTAGATTCTTACAGAAATTACAGTCAAATAAAATTTTTCGCCGAGCCAGTAAAAAATTCTTATAAGATTTTACTTATTTTAATGACATTACTAGTAATATTTGCGGCAATATGGGGAAGTTTACTCTATGCTAAAAATATTACTAATCCTCTAGAAGAACTTGCAACTGCCGCAGATAGAGTATCAAAAGGGGATTTAGATATAAAAATTGAAGCCACATCAGATGATGAAATAGGTATTTTGGTGAATGCATTTAATGAAATGGCAGAAAAATTGAAAAAACATACAGAAGAATTGAAAGCTAAAAACAAAACTCTTTCTGAAATGTATTCTCAAATTGCTAAAGATAAGCAATATATTGATACTATTTTTAAAAATGTAAACTCCGCTATATTTCTTCTTAATGAGAGTAAAAAGATTTTAAAAACAAATACTATGGCTGACAGTTATATAGAGGACAATAGTTTAAGTGAAAAACTAAAGGAAATTATAGACGATTTTGTAGCAAACGAAAAACATAATACTAATATTCAAACAGAAATAAATTATAATGGTGAAATACGTACTTTTTCAATTATATTGAACAAAATCTTTGATACTTATAATCAATTAACCAACATAGTTATTGTTGTTGATGATATTACTGAGCTTGTTAATATAGAAAGAATTAATATTTGGAAGGAAATGGCTAATAGAATAGCTCATGAGATAAAAAATCCGCTAACACCAATCAAATTAAATGCGGAAAGAGTTGCCAAAAAAGCATATGACATAGACAATGATAAACTAAGAGATTTAATACTTAAAAGCATGAATAAAATAATTAATGAATCAAATGAATTATATACTCTTGTTCAAGAATTCAGTAATTTTTCAAAATCTGATGTAATAAATAAAGAGAAGATAGGTATTAAAATTCTTATAAGTGAAATATTAGAGCTATACGAAAAAAATGACAAAAACATAAAGCTAAACCTTAAATCTAACTTCAGTGAAGAAATAATGATAAATGCTGATAAACAGCAGTTGAAAAGAGCATTTTTAAATCTCATAAACAATTCATTTGACAGCATAAAACATGATAATGGCAAAATATCAGTGTATTTAAATAAAAAAGGAAATTTACTGGAAATAATCATAGAAGATAACGGAACCGGCATAAAAGAGGAAAATATATCAAAACTATTCTTACCATATTTTAGTACAAAACCAAGCGGGACAGGATTAGGACTTGCGATAGTAAAAAAAATAATTGAGAACCACAATGGAAAAGTATTTGTCAAAAGCCAAATAGATGAATATACTAAAGTAATAATAAATTTGCCCATAGAGAGCTAA
- a CDS encoding ExeA family protein, translating into MSVKDFFGLNELPFNNSPDIKFFYKSKEHTEIIKRLKYAIENNKGLAIVIGQIGTGKTTLARLILDEFDADNYEIALIIVVHSEVTSEWILKKLLMQLGIQEIPKEKPAMLSKLYERLSQLAEANKKVVIIFDEAQMLKNKEVMEELRGILNFENETGKLINFVLFGLQELEDNLKLDEPLRQRVAMRFILKPFDLQDVKTYILHRLKIAGAKKVFFTDDAIKTIYRFSGGIPRVINTICDNAMFEAYLIKNDSIDSKLIEQVSLDLGL; encoded by the coding sequence ATGAGTGTAAAAGATTTTTTCGGGCTTAATGAACTACCTTTTAATAATTCACCAGATATAAAGTTTTTTTACAAATCAAAAGAACATACTGAGATTATCAAGAGGTTAAAATATGCAATAGAAAACAATAAAGGGCTTGCCATTGTAATCGGTCAAATTGGTACCGGTAAAACAACACTTGCTCGATTGATTTTGGATGAATTTGATGCAGATAATTATGAAATTGCTTTGATAATTGTTGTTCACTCTGAAGTAACATCGGAGTGGATACTAAAAAAATTACTTATGCAATTAGGAATTCAGGAAATTCCAAAAGAAAAACCTGCAATGTTAAGCAAACTATACGAAAGGCTAAGTCAGCTGGCTGAAGCCAATAAAAAAGTTGTAATAATTTTTGATGAAGCACAAATGCTCAAAAATAAAGAAGTAATGGAAGAGCTAAGGGGCATTTTAAACTTTGAAAATGAGACAGGCAAACTTATAAACTTTGTTCTATTCGGGCTGCAGGAATTGGAAGATAATTTGAAACTTGATGAACCCCTTAGACAGAGAGTTGCAATGAGATTTATACTAAAACCTTTTGATTTACAAGATGTTAAGACATACATTTTGCACAGATTGAAAATTGCAGGTGCAAAAAAAGTATTTTTCACAGATGATGCCATAAAAACAATTTATAGATTTTCTGGTGGCATCCCCAGAGTAATTAACACCATATGTGATAATGCGATGTTTGAGGCCTATTTAATCAAAAATGATTCCATAGACAGCAAACTTATAGAACAGGTCTCACTTGACCTTGGACTTTAA
- a CDS encoding tetratricopeptide repeat protein, with amino-acid sequence MIFFGSKKEKNITIQEVKALYAKGNYKAALSSCKKYLEQEKNDFDATNLLGDIYYKMGDKTKSLEIFKQLAASMEEDKYVDRAIAVTKKIIRLFPEQYDMYRKLSKLFEKKNIKAEQLDVLYDLADIYEKKGLDDKAIDILKEIAEIDRNSILNYKRIIKKLQQFGKKYDICKFMHYCVELAHKNNDSEALQFFCEAAIESECEFKSYLKYTVDYFRKNSEKNDIFVKYAEEFLLEEFDREVFSYYLTLKPLESNLQFYNKIKSKYRAYDIYLPILSYLLDFDLNEFKLEINEIVNLPEYDFKENLPKLAEVFYDKVNDPEILDMLVVLASKGSMKELQLNIYKKLTDIYKELGDTVKANNIEKYINELTYSATDSDQKSNDIELGATYDSFAEGENILNIDTDTDFGDIDLELTSFDTSDEKVALDLDLDTKDNDTLELELNKNTVDDSSIDIDIDFSQPEEVNDIELSKEDIELSKDDVDIEINLDEFGVNDETEIGDIFDNVDDVELKRDDTTDYPEEDNFAKQIEYVKSLIKNKKYQEARTEVDQLIILYPDNEIIKNIAAELILAETDFASDKNDKKTDISEIVTYEFKSIANNIRASINEQVSEDDYETHYDLAIAYMEMELFEDAVNELKKSATGAKKYESLFLLAECYKRMGLLDDAVNVHKLIVVDYEEKEKLLNSLYEIGLLLEMKNDPVTAINYFEKVYRLDPNFRDIKDKYNASTDISFEENRGGDEKKKKKKISFL; translated from the coding sequence ATGATCTTTTTTGGTTCAAAAAAGGAAAAAAATATAACAATCCAAGAAGTTAAGGCTTTGTACGCTAAGGGAAATTATAAAGCTGCACTTTCCTCCTGCAAAAAATATCTTGAACAAGAGAAAAACGATTTTGACGCCACCAATCTTCTTGGCGATATTTATTATAAAATGGGGGATAAAACTAAATCTCTTGAAATATTCAAACAACTCGCTGCCAGTATGGAAGAAGATAAATACGTTGACAGAGCTATCGCTGTAACAAAAAAAATTATCAGACTTTTTCCAGAGCAATACGATATGTACAGGAAGCTTTCTAAGCTTTTCGAAAAAAAGAATATAAAGGCTGAGCAATTAGATGTGTTATATGACTTGGCTGATATTTATGAGAAAAAAGGGTTAGATGATAAAGCAATTGATATTTTAAAAGAGATTGCAGAAATAGATAGAAACAGCATATTAAATTACAAAAGGATTATCAAAAAGTTACAACAGTTTGGCAAAAAGTACGATATATGCAAGTTTATGCACTATTGCGTTGAATTAGCCCATAAAAATAATGATTCGGAAGCGTTGCAGTTCTTTTGTGAAGCTGCTATAGAATCAGAATGCGAATTTAAAAGCTATTTAAAATATACAGTAGACTACTTTAGAAAGAATAGTGAAAAAAACGATATTTTTGTCAAATATGCCGAAGAATTTTTATTGGAAGAGTTTGATCGCGAGGTATTTTCCTATTATCTAACATTAAAACCTCTTGAATCTAACCTTCAATTTTACAACAAAATTAAATCAAAATATAGAGCTTATGATATTTACCTTCCAATTTTATCCTACCTTCTCGATTTTGATTTGAATGAATTTAAACTTGAAATTAATGAAATTGTAAACTTACCTGAATATGATTTCAAAGAAAATTTACCTAAGCTTGCAGAAGTATTTTATGATAAAGTCAATGACCCTGAAATACTTGATATGTTAGTTGTATTGGCTTCCAAAGGTTCAATGAAAGAATTGCAACTAAATATTTATAAAAAACTGACAGATATTTATAAAGAATTAGGTGATACAGTAAAAGCAAATAATATAGAGAAGTATATTAACGAGCTTACATATTCTGCAACAGACTCTGATCAAAAATCTAACGATATAGAGCTTGGGGCAACTTACGATAGTTTTGCAGAAGGTGAAAATATTTTAAATATTGATACTGATACAGATTTTGGAGATATTGACCTTGAGCTTACTTCATTTGATACAAGTGATGAAAAGGTAGCACTTGATTTGGATTTAGATACAAAAGATAATGATACATTAGAACTTGAACTGAATAAAAACACTGTAGATGATAGTTCTATTGATATTGACATCGATTTTTCTCAACCTGAAGAGGTTAATGATATTGAGTTGAGTAAGGAAGATATTGAACTTAGTAAAGATGATGTTGATATAGAAATAAATTTAGATGAGTTTGGTGTCAACGATGAAACTGAGATAGGTGACATTTTTGACAATGTTGATGATGTTGAACTAAAACGTGATGACACTACTGATTATCCAGAAGAGGACAATTTTGCAAAACAAATAGAATATGTAAAAAGTCTGATCAAAAATAAAAAATATCAAGAAGCCAGAACTGAGGTTGATCAACTCATCATACTTTATCCTGACAATGAAATCATTAAAAACATTGCAGCAGAGTTAATATTGGCTGAAACCGATTTTGCATCTGATAAAAACGATAAAAAAACTGATATTTCTGAGATAGTTACTTATGAATTTAAGAGTATTGCAAATAACATAAGAGCCAGTATTAACGAGCAGGTAAGCGAAGATGATTATGAAACTCACTATGACCTTGCTATAGCATATATGGAAATGGAGCTTTTTGAAGATGCCGTTAACGAATTGAAAAAATCAGCAACAGGAGCTAAAAAATATGAAAGCCTTTTTTTATTAGCGGAGTGCTATAAAAGAATGGGACTTTTAGATGATGCAGTCAATGTTCATAAATTGATAGTTGTCGATTATGAAGAAAAGGAAAAATTATTAAATTCCCTTTATGAGATAGGATTGTTATTAGAAATGAAAAATGACCCTGTAACTGCAATTAACTATTTTGAAAAAGTATACAGGTTGGATCCAAATTTTAGAGATATTAAAGACAAATACAATGCAAGTACCGATATTTCATTTGAAGAGAATAGGGGAGGGGATGAGAAGAAGAAAAAAAAGAAAATTTCATTTTTATGA
- a CDS encoding 7-carboxy-7-deazaguanine synthase QueE has protein sequence MPPLNILNNINISEIFISLQGEGKYVGARQLFIRFSGCDINCKGCDTDYSLRDNFYFIDEEYKNPISADFLVNKINNKDILEGIHSISFTGGEPLLWSEAVEFIIDRIGNKTKYFLETSGFHLDILKKIYDKLDIVSLDIKLKSTFGIDDNIDNLKRAEFIENNKSYFKLVISDKTKSEELVKVIKLLKEKDFNEIYLHSKNNLVEFKLLSDIMEMFYNSGITCYYVPQMHKMVGIK, from the coding sequence ATGCCGCCGCTGAATATTTTGAATAATATAAACATATCCGAAATCTTTATCTCTTTGCAAGGCGAGGGTAAATATGTTGGTGCAAGGCAACTGTTTATCAGATTTTCAGGCTGTGATATAAACTGCAAAGGGTGTGATACAGACTATTCATTAAGAGATAATTTTTATTTCATCGATGAAGAATACAAAAACCCTATAAGTGCCGATTTTTTGGTAAATAAAATAAATAATAAAGATATTTTGGAAGGTATCCACAGTATATCTTTTACAGGTGGAGAACCTCTTTTATGGTCTGAAGCTGTTGAATTTATTATTGATAGGATTGGCAATAAAACCAAATATTTTCTTGAAACAAGTGGCTTTCATTTAGATATTTTAAAAAAAATATATGACAAATTGGATATAGTTAGTCTCGATATAAAACTAAAATCGACTTTTGGAATAGACGACAATATTGATAACTTAAAAAGAGCAGAATTTATTGAAAATAATAAATCTTACTTTAAACTGGTGATTAGCGATAAAACAAAAAGTGAAGAATTGGTAAAAGTAATAAAGTTATTAAAAGAAAAAGACTTCAATGAAATTTACCTTCATTCTAAAAATAATTTAGTTGAATTTAAATTATTAAGTGATATAATGGAAATGTTTTATAATAGTGGTATAACTTGTTATTACGTTCCACAAATGCATAAGATGGTGGGAATAAAATGA
- the queD gene encoding 6-carboxytetrahydropterin synthase QueD → MYRVKTFMYFSSAHNLRNYNGNCENLHGHNWKVEAILQGDKLDNVGMLVDFKILKKTLKNILDELDHKYLNDIDYFRNVNPTSENMAQYIFNRLKKDFGELVFKVIVWESENAAAEYFE, encoded by the coding sequence ATGTATAGAGTAAAGACTTTTATGTATTTTTCTTCTGCACATAATCTAAGGAATTATAATGGTAACTGTGAAAATTTACATGGTCACAACTGGAAAGTTGAAGCAATACTGCAAGGGGATAAACTTGACAACGTAGGAATGCTGGTTGATTTTAAAATACTCAAAAAAACTCTCAAAAATATACTTGATGAGCTTGATCATAAATACCTTAATGATATTGACTATTTTAGAAATGTTAATCCCACCAGTGAAAATATGGCACAGTATATATTTAACCGTCTTAAGAAGGATTTTGGTGAATTGGTGTTTAAGGTTATAGTATGGGAAAGTGAGAATGCCGCCGCTGAATATTTTGAATAA
- a CDS encoding pseudouridine synthase, with the protein MRLNKFIASTGYCSRRKADELIFNGQVKVNNEIILAPGYEVKDKDIVKVEDNILSLTNYKYYIFYKPINVLTSYDDSRGRKCLKDFDFFKKNNLAYSGRLDYKSEGLILFTNNGELIYKLQTPKFKVEKEYIVEVSKNLKEKERLTLEDGLKTVEYNYGKCKITEIEKGKYRVILTEGKNRQIRNMFNYFGIKVINLKRVRIGELKLNGLKPGEIKEIPEYIIKEYFNV; encoded by the coding sequence ATGAGACTTAACAAGTTTATAGCTTCTACAGGATATTGCTCGAGACGAAAAGCAGATGAGTTAATCTTCAATGGGCAAGTAAAAGTGAATAATGAAATAATTCTTGCTCCTGGATACGAAGTAAAAGATAAAGACATTGTCAAAGTAGAAGATAATATTTTATCTCTAACAAATTATAAATATTACATTTTTTATAAACCTATAAATGTTCTGACAAGCTATGATGACAGCCGGGGTAGGAAGTGTCTTAAAGATTTTGACTTTTTCAAAAAAAACAATTTAGCTTATTCTGGAAGGCTTGATTACAAAAGTGAAGGTTTGATTTTATTTACCAACAACGGTGAACTTATTTATAAGTTACAAACTCCTAAATTTAAGGTTGAAAAGGAATATATTGTTGAAGTCAGTAAAAATTTAAAAGAAAAAGAAAGGTTAACTTTGGAAGATGGGTTAAAAACTGTAGAGTATAACTATGGTAAATGCAAAATTACTGAAATAGAAAAAGGAAAGTATAGAGTCATTCTGACTGAGGGGAAAAACAGGCAAATAAGAAATATGTTTAACTATTTTGGAATAAAAGTTATAAACTTGAAAAGAGTTAGAATAGGGGAATTAAAATTGAACGGTCTTAAACCGGGTGAAATAAAAGAGATACCTGAATATATTATAAAGGAGTATTTTAATGTATAG
- the scpB gene encoding SMC-Scp complex subunit ScpB gives MDNKEKKIFYASLFLSGKPLSKTFFVKISDNPINLENRLTEYIKEFNELELGLRIRTVSDGYQMVTESNIFDELAEFFGEKGEALSRAALETLAAIAYKQPITKNEIEDLRGVNSSGIIKNLLDRNFIKVVGRKDVPGRPLLYCTTKEFLEYFGLNSLSDLPTFREWQELKNNK, from the coding sequence ATGGACAATAAAGAAAAAAAGATTTTTTATGCGAGTTTATTCCTTTCAGGAAAACCTTTAAGTAAGACATTTTTTGTCAAAATATCCGACAATCCCATCAATCTTGAAAATAGGCTTACAGAATATATAAAAGAGTTCAACGAACTTGAGCTTGGCTTGAGAATAAGAACTGTCTCTGATGGATACCAAATGGTAACAGAAAGCAATATCTTTGATGAGCTTGCTGAATTTTTTGGTGAAAAAGGTGAAGCACTATCAAGGGCAGCTCTTGAAACACTTGCAGCAATAGCCTACAAACAACCCATAACTAAAAATGAAATAGAAGATTTAAGGGGTGTTAATAGCTCAGGTATTATAAAAAATCTTTTAGACAGAAACTTCATTAAGGTTGTTGGAAGAAAAGATGTACCCGGAAGACCTCTTCTTTACTGCACTACAAAAGAGTTTCTTGAATATTTTGGGCTTAACTCTCTATCAGATTTGCCCACATTCAGAGAATGGCAAGAACTAAAAAATAACAAATGA